A window from Bufo bufo chromosome 1, aBufBuf1.1, whole genome shotgun sequence encodes these proteins:
- the LOC120984482 gene encoding uncharacterized protein LOC120984482, with the protein MSSMMLKTGPLYFYDQLKTKTIKRMKKVPEELPSDMKYLNINPRLASFINSLNKNKKGISAQAEKKHVISPKEEKQHKEKYTVLPEIGAPSFVKNGGDIHNQKLSQGVHDEDQFMNPFEDYKYVAPTLLYELGKLLRFFSRYEIVFPQGVVNVLNYSWKELIEGAVYPKKQWQSLTSKKTVDTSEQSAAEESEYKTPANLESGDNIKNNKNKANTTLLEGSKDKAGQELSHMKPAGNKSPQNFAAHLPVTISFSMSSRVCEDKGWVSQTNESKSEDMEWKRLISWALERLQLAQIQINKQLSELHEKGFCKPVILRYYENTKKDSFIKQKKHCKPPVHVLTNGKPHIPDIIRENSSLRKLHYALIDGSAMV; encoded by the exons ATGTCATCCATGATGCTGAAAACAGGACCTCTGTATTTCTACGACCAG TTGAAAACAAAGACAATTAAAAGAATGAAGAAAGTGCCAGAGGAATTACCGTCAGATATGAAGTACCTGAACATCAATCCACGTCTTGCAAGCTTCATTAACAG cctgaacaaaaataaaaaagggattTCTGCTCAAGCTGAAAAGAAGCATGTGATATCACCTAAAGAAGAGAAGCAGCATAAAGAGAAGTATACCGTGCTACCGGAGATTGGCGCACCTAGCTTTGTCAAGAATGGGGGAGACATCCATAACCAGAAGCTCAGTCAGGGCGTCCATGATGAGGACCAGTTCATGAACCCATTTGAAGACTATAAATATGTTGCTCCAACTTTGCTTTATGAGCTTGGGAAGCTATTGCGTTTCTTCTCACGGTATGAGATTGTTTTCCCTCAAGGTGTGGTGAATGTGCTGAACTATAGTTGGAAGGAGCTTATTGAAGGAGCAGTTTACCCAAAAAAGCAGTGGCAATCACTGACGTCCAAGAAGACAGTAGACACAAGTGAACAATCAGCTGCagaggagagtgagtacaaaaccCCTGCCAACCTGGAGAGTGGAGACAATATcaagaataataaaaataaagccaACACTACACTACTGGAGGGCAGCAAGGATAAAGCGGGACAAGAACTTAGCCACATGAAGCCTGCAGGAAACAAAT CCCCTCAGAACTTTGCAGCCCATTTACCAGTTACCATCAGTTTCTCAATGTCATCTAGAGTATGTGAAGACAAAG GATGGGTTTCACAAACAAATGAATCCAAATCTGAGGATATGGAGTGGAAAAGATTGATTTCCTGGGCCCTAGAGAGACTGCAGCTTGCACAGATCCAAAT aAACAAGCAGTTATCAGAGTTACATGAGAAAggattctgtaaaccagttatCCTCCGGTACTATGAAAATACTAAAAAAGATTCATTCATAAAGCAAAAGAAGCACTGTAAGCCTCCAGTACATGTGCTGACAAATGGAAAACCACATATCCCAGACATCATACGGGAAAATTCTTCTTTGCGCAAACTCCATTATGCACTCATTGATGGTTCTGCAATGGTTTAA